A genomic stretch from Ignavibacteriota bacterium includes:
- a CDS encoding NfeD family protein — MLYYWWFAAAVLFFILEIVTPGFVLLWFGVGALLAGLLDLAGVHNPLIQTLVFVVVSIVLVFLSRTVFKNVFMRASPGADLKTNADAMLGRAGIVTETIDNEHSLGRVLVDGQDWAARSADGSVIEVSARVTVQSLDGAKFIVART, encoded by the coding sequence ATGCTGTATTATTGGTGGTTCGCCGCCGCCGTACTGTTCTTCATCCTCGAGATCGTCACACCCGGCTTTGTCCTGTTATGGTTTGGCGTCGGCGCGCTACTGGCAGGCCTGCTCGATCTCGCGGGTGTTCACAATCCCCTGATTCAAACCCTCGTTTTTGTGGTCGTGTCCATCGTGCTCGTCTTCCTCTCGCGCACGGTCTTCAAAAACGTGTTCATGCGCGCCTCGCCGGGCGCGGATCTGAAAACCAACGCCGACGCCATGCTTGGGCGCGCGGGCATCGTGACCGAAACCATCGACAATGAACACAGTCTCGGGCGTGTGTTGGTTGACGGTCAGGACTGGGCCGCCCGCTCCGCCGACGGCTCCGTCATCGAAGTCTCGGCCCGCGTCACGGTGCAGAGTCTCGACGGCGCAAAGTTCATCGTCGCGCGCACGTGA
- a CDS encoding SPFH/Band 7/PHB domain protein yields the protein MEAATVIIVIVVFFAFIVALSSIKMVSQASVKIIERLGKYHKTAISGLNIIVPFIDSVRATLDLREQLTDIEPQPVITRDNVTMEVDCIVYWQIIDPVKAVYEISTLQRGIQQLTLSALRAVIGEMDLDHTLAGREVINTKLRASLDSATDKWGVKVMRIELRNILPPEDIRLTMEKQMTAERNRRAAILQAEGEKSSAILRAEGEKQSAIVSAEGQKQSAILQAEGQAEARMRVANAEAQAISLVTESLKVTVGGDPSSYLIAMKYLESLKDIANGAQKVVFLPYEASGVMGSLGGIKEMLSHVGVK from the coding sequence ATGGAAGCCGCCACCGTCATCATCGTGATTGTTGTCTTCTTCGCCTTCATCGTGGCGTTGAGCAGCATCAAGATGGTCAGCCAGGCCTCGGTCAAGATCATCGAGCGCCTCGGGAAATATCACAAGACCGCGATCTCCGGTCTGAACATCATCGTGCCCTTCATCGACAGCGTGCGCGCGACACTCGACCTTCGCGAACAGCTCACCGACATCGAACCGCAGCCGGTGATCACGCGCGACAACGTGACGATGGAAGTGGACTGCATCGTGTACTGGCAGATCATCGATCCCGTCAAAGCCGTGTACGAAATTTCGACACTGCAACGCGGTATTCAGCAGCTCACGCTCAGCGCCCTGCGCGCCGTCATCGGCGAGATGGATCTCGACCACACGCTCGCGGGCCGCGAAGTGATCAACACCAAGCTCCGCGCATCCCTCGACAGCGCCACCGACAAGTGGGGCGTCAAAGTCATGCGCATCGAACTGCGCAACATTCTGCCGCCAGAAGATATCCGCCTCACCATGGAAAAGCAGATGACCGCCGAACGGAACCGCCGCGCCGCCATCCTGCAGGCCGAAGGCGAGAAGTCGTCGGCCATCCTTCGTGCCGAGGGCGAGAAGCAGTCGGCCATCGTGTCGGCCGAGGGGCAGAAGCAGTCCGCCATCCTGCAGGCCGAGGGTCAGGCAGAGGCGCGTATGCGTGTCGCGAATGCCGAGGCGCAGGCAATTTCTCTCGTCACCGAATCGCTGAAAGTGACGGTGGGCGGTGATCCGTCGAGCTACCTCATCGCGATGAAATACCTCGAGTCGCTCAAGGATATCGCAAATGGTGCCCAGAAAGTCGTGTTTCTGCCGTATGAAGCGTCCGGTGTCATGGGATCGCTTGGAGGCATCAAGGAAATGCTCTCGCATGTGGGTGTGAAATAA
- a CDS encoding ABC transporter permease: MQQILYLVQKEFRQIARDRVMLGLLFVVPLIQIFILGNAVTTDVVDLRLVIHDADDTPMSRQLIESFAHTRYFKLVGREQRGGSTLTGHMDRSEAQLALSIPEGFQRDAVRGRSPALQLMVDGLDGNTAGIALAYAADISRNFQARLLEADPGLARRGAAIRGAEPEARYWYNPNLESKVYIVPGIMAIILVIITVFLTSMGIVREKEIGTLEQLLVTPIRSYQFIAGKIIPFTILGFLEIILAMVFVWLIFDISVAGSIPLLLAESALFLLTTLGLGILISTVAESQQQALFVAWFFMIFAMLLSGFFIPIANMPDAIQTITYANPVRYYLTVLREIYLKGSGPAELWKETASLAAFGVCMFGAAVWRFRRAHG, from the coding sequence ATGCAGCAGATACTCTACCTCGTCCAGAAGGAATTCCGCCAGATCGCGCGCGACCGCGTCATGCTGGGCCTGCTCTTTGTTGTGCCGCTGATCCAGATATTTATTCTTGGAAACGCGGTCACCACCGATGTTGTGGATCTGCGCCTCGTGATTCACGACGCCGACGACACACCCATGAGCCGACAACTCATCGAGTCGTTCGCGCACACGCGGTACTTCAAACTCGTGGGACGCGAGCAGCGCGGCGGCAGCACACTGACGGGACATATGGACCGCAGCGAGGCACAGCTCGCCCTCTCGATCCCCGAGGGCTTCCAGCGTGATGCGGTGCGCGGACGCAGCCCCGCGCTGCAGCTCATGGTCGATGGACTCGACGGCAACACCGCGGGCATTGCGCTCGCATACGCAGCCGACATATCCCGCAATTTCCAGGCACGACTTCTCGAGGCGGATCCGGGGCTTGCGCGCCGCGGCGCCGCCATTCGCGGCGCGGAGCCCGAAGCGCGGTATTGGTATAATCCAAATCTCGAGAGCAAGGTGTATATCGTTCCCGGCATCATGGCGATCATTCTCGTCATCATCACGGTATTTCTCACCAGCATGGGCATCGTGCGCGAGAAGGAAATCGGCACGCTGGAACAGTTGCTCGTCACACCCATACGCTCGTATCAGTTCATCGCGGGAAAGATCATCCCCTTCACGATTCTCGGCTTTCTCGAGATTATTCTCGCGATGGTGTTTGTCTGGCTGATCTTCGACATCAGTGTCGCCGGAAGCATCCCGCTGCTGCTCGCCGAATCGGCCCTGTTTCTCCTCACGACGCTCGGTCTCGGCATCCTGATTTCCACCGTCGCCGAATCGCAGCAGCAGGCCCTGTTCGTCGCGTGGTTCTTCATGATATTTGCCATGCTGCTGTCGGGATTTTTTATCCCCATCGCTAACATGCCCGACGCGATTCAAACGATCACCTACGCCAACCCGGTGCGCTACTATCTGACGGTGCTGCGTGAAATCTATCTCAAGGGCAGCGGCCCGGCGGAATTGTGGAAGGAGACGGCGTCGCTCGCGGCGTTCGGCGTGTGTATGTTCGGCGCGGCGGTGTGGCGCTTCCGTCGCGCGCACGGCTGA